The Synergistota bacterium sequence ACCTTGGTCGAGGATTGGGCATTCTTGCAGGCTTACCTATAGATATTATGCTTATTACCTTATAGTCCTCCGGTATCTCAAAATAGGTCCTTACCTTCTCTTCATCCCTCACATCTATGCAAGGAGCAATAACCCAACAGGCTCCCAAGCCCAGACTTGCAACCGCAAGAAGGATATTCTCTATAGCCGCAGAGGTATCGTAAGGAAGATCCCAAACATCCTTTCTACCTATGACCATAAGTATCAAATCTCCTTGACTTACGAACCCAGATACATCACCAGATGTAAGCTTCTTAAAAGCAGCTAATTTCTTCTGTTCATCCTGAAGCCCTTTGAATCTCTCTTGCATGTGCTTACTTAAAAATTCACCCGTAAACCTTCTTCCACTTGCCTTCTTTGACACATCTGCCAAGAACTTTTTCCCTTCCTCATCCCTAACGATTATGAACCTCCAAGGCTGAGCATTTTCACCAGAAGGTGCCCAACGGGCGCATTCCAATATAAACCTTAAATCTTCTTCAGATACTTTTTCCGGAGTATAATCCCTTACACTTCTTCTCTCGTAAACCACTTGAAAAAACGTATCTTTTCTTGAATCCACAATCGCTCCCTCCTTGCCTAAATTTTATGGCAGGGTTACCCCTAAAAGCGAGGTAACCCCAAGGAATAAAGGCTTTTTCCACCTCTACGAGGCCCTTTCAACAATGCCTCAACTTCCTTCTCATCTCTTTCTGTTAAGTACTTAGCGTCAGGAAGCTTGCCAGGCGGGAATCTCTCCAATATATCGTTGTGAAGCTTAATAAGATAATCTATAATCTTGTCCACAGCGTTATAAGCCTTTTCAGCTCTGGCTAAAGATGGCTTTCCGATAACCCCCTGAGGATAAACCATAAGCTCCAAACCACCCATACCCACTTGAGCATGACCAGGTATGGGATATTGATATATATCCCCACCTTTATCTACATGCCCCTCGGGCATAAATCCCCACGGCTCAGAGTCCTCCATATGCTCAGGCTCGTTCATCTCGGGAAAGAGAGCTAAAGATATAGAGGCTTCAACCTCATCTGCATGCCTAAAGGGGGTGTCCCATGGCCCACCGTGAGCTTTATCTTTAAGCTCATTTGCTACAACCGTTGGCCAGTTAACCATACATATTATCGCAGGAACTTGATATTGCTTCCAGAAAGCTTGTATAGCAAGAGGAATAACATACTCTTGACCATGACCATTAAGAAGGATTTGCTTTCTAAAACCCGCGTTCCAGTAACCAGCTATAACTGACATAAGATAGGGAATAAACACCTCATCGGGAACAATGACAGTACCAGGCTGACCTACCTGATTCCATGGGTGAGAGCCAAACCAAATAGGCTGTGATACAGTACAACCCGTTTCCTTCGCAACAGTTTCAGCGATCCTTGTAACTATAAAAGTATCCTCTCCAAAACACTGTCCCTTACCGTGATTTTCCGTACAGCCTACAGGAATTATTATGATATCGTTCTTCTTAAGTCTTTCCTCTACCTGACGCCAGGTCATATTTTGAAAGTATATACCATCAGCTTTATCCATGGAGCCTGTAGAGTATTTATATCTCATAAACTGCACCTCCTCCCCTTATAGAAACACCATACCAAGCGTGACAAAACCCATACGGATTTACTTATTCTACCCGTATGGGCCTTTGAAATTACTTCGCTAAGTGTTCAGGAAGCGGTGGAGAATAAGCCCAGACAAGCTTTATAGGCTCATCTCCCGTATTAATTATCTCGTGCTTTACCCCACACGGAGCAAATATAGCTGTTCCTGGTGTAAGCTCGTACTCACCGTAACCCTCGACTATAAGCTTTCCTCTACCAGAGATAATAAACATCGCTTCCTCATGACCCTCATGACAATGGGCAGGAATCCTACTTCCCACCTCTGTAACATTTACCCCCATAGAAATCTTAGTAGCTCCTACAGTCTTATTACATATAAGAACCTTAGAGACCCTAGGAGGAACCCTCTTTACTCCTTCAACTTCACTTTCATGAACAGTGAATTTAGCCATCTTCATCTACCCCTTTCCTCTAGAAGTTTTAACCTCCAAGATATACGGGAAAAATCTCTACCTTATCCCCATCTTTTAAAAGGTAATCTATATCTTGCCATTTACCGTTCACGGTAACTATTCCCACTTGATCCACAGGAACTCCCATATTCACAAGCAAATCTCCTATCTTAAGGCCATTTTTAACCTCTATTTCCCTTTCCTCAGCCCTGGCATACTTTTTAAGATAAAGGTGAAACCTTACTTTTACCATATCTTAAACTATAGCCTTTTTCATCTCCTCTTCAGGAACATCAAAAACAGCGTTTGTTGGAGGAAGCGGCTCCTTATAGAAGAACTCAGCAAGTCTATCATGAGCCGGGCTTATTCCGGCTCTCACATTAAACTCCCTCTCTACCTTGAGAGTCTCGATTCCCATCTCCCATACCTGATCGACAGTAAACTTAACCCCATAACGATAATAAAGCATATCAGCAAGCAATTGAGGCTCCTTAAGAAGAGGCGGTCTAGCAAATATACAGAAACCAAGACACTCTAAGGTTGTGATTTTTATCTGAAGGTTTCTTGAAAGCTCCCCCTGCTTTTCTCTACTTAACGGATTAACTTCATTCCTCGAACCAAAAGCGTTACCCGCAGTATGGTCAGCACCCATAGGTGATGTAGCGTAAAGCACGCCATTTCCTTTTAAAGCCCTTGGATCATATCCAGGAATACCTTGCCCTTTTGCAACAGGCACTCTGTAGACACCTAAAACCTTCCCTGTTATTTCAACGCCATTACCCAAAACCCTACCTAGAACGGATCCTTTCCTTATCTCATCAAGGAGAACCATACAGCTTTTCTCATCACCAAACTTAGCTAAACCAGCATCTATTGCAACACCTAAAACGCCACCTATCTCTATCGTATCCATTCCGATATCGTTTATCTCCCTATTTAACCTTGCAACGGAGTCCAAATTATCAAAACCAAGATTTGAACCTACAAGAGCTATAGTCTCATACTGTAATGTGGAAACTATCTTCTTACCACGCTCATCCGGATAGATGTTACCGCACATTATCATGCAACCAGGCATACAAGTAACACCAGTTCTACCCTCTCCGCCTCTCTTCACAACCGTTTCATAAAGAACCTCCCCACTTAAGTTCTTAGCATATTCAAAAGCACCATATCTAAAGTTCATCGTTGGAAGAGCACCAATAGCATTTACAGCATTGACTATCTGAGCGGTTCCATATTTTTTATAAGCATCACCCGTCTTAGGATCCTCTAAAAGCGCTCTATTTATCTTCTTCGCAACCTCTAAAAAGGCATCCTTATCGTAATAAGAAACGCTTTCCTTAGAGGGCTTAACTACTATTGCTTTAATACCCTTACTCCCCATAACAGCGCCAACTCCACCCCTAGCGGCAAACTTAAGCTCCCCATTAGGATCACTCAAGGCAATAGATGCAGATCTTAACCTCATCTCCCCAGCAGGTCCAATACAGATTATCGCTACATCTTTGCCATACCTAGAATAAAGCCTTTCAACCGTAGCATAAGTTCCTAAACCCCTAAGATCGTTGGCAGACAACAGCTTGACATTATTCCCATCTATTTCCAGAAGATATAACTCCTCATCCTTAGGCAATCCTTCAATAATCAAAGCCTTTATGCCAGCCCTCGACAAGTATGTGCCGGCTAAACCTCCACTATTAGCCTCCTTTATGCCATTCGTAAGGGGGCTTTTACAACCAACAGATATCCTACTTACGCTTGAAACTGCCGTACCACCCAATAAACCAGGAGCGATCACAAGCTTATTAAACTCACCTAGAGGATCACAGGTAGCATCAACTTCGTCTAAAACAATTCTTGAAGTAAGCCCTCTTCCACCTAAAAATTTATAATCTTCCTTAACAGCTCCCACTCTTATCTCCTTAGTTCCAACATCCACCCTAATTATTTTGTCCATTCTTTTAATCCCCCCTTACTCAACCTAAGTGTGCCTGTTGAGAGCTTCATATCATCCGCGATTACTTGTCAATTTAAAGTTAACATATTTTGGTTTCAATGTCAAGCTATCATTTAGATCAAAGTATTGATATTCATTATGAACATTTTTGTTCTCATGATTTATTATATTTAATGTTCTCTATAAAGCAACTCAGTTTCATAAAAAGTAAAACAATCTCTCAAAGCTTTCTGATATAATCATTCTTATGAGGAAAGGGCTAACGCTAATAGAGCTTCTTATAGCCTTAGCTATAGCAGCATTAATAGGTGGAACTCTCCTAGGGCTACTTATGGGGGCTACAAGAAGCAGAGAGTTTTCAGAAAATGTCGCTTTAGAAAACCAGATAGTAAGGGGAATTTTAGAACTACTTTACTCCGATCTAAGAGCGTCTTTTCAAATTAAGACGGGTTTAAACTTTGTAGGAGAAAAGACGAGGCTATCTTTCCTAAAAGCTGGAAGAAACGGATTAGAAAAGGTCGACTACGAACTAAAGGATGGAAAGCTTTTAAGAAATAATGAGGTTTTGTTGGAAGATGGTAGTTTTGGCATATCTTTTAAATTCATCAAGGATAAGAAATATATGGAGGTTTGGGAAGTTCAGGGAGATAAACCTGATGCAGTCGAAGTCGAGATAAAATATAGGGGAGCAAGTTATAAGAGGCTTATCTTAACCTATTAAGGAGGGGATATATTTGAAAACGACATTAAAGATGATACTTATTGCATCCTTGATTTTATTTCCCGGATACGCTTGGGGGATAGCAAATTGGACAGTAATGATTTACATGGCAGCGGATAACGATCTAGAATATTATGCTTTAAATGATTTTTTAGAGCTTTCATCAGTAGGCTCAAGCACAAACGTTAAAATAGTGGTCCAGCTTGACAGAGGTGGATACGATTCAAGATATGGGGCTTGGACTAAAGCCCATAGGTTTTACGTAACTAGAGGAATGACCCCAACTGAAGGTAATGCAATCTCAAATTGGGGAGATGGAAAGGGTGGAAGAGAGATAAATACGGGAGATCCAGGAGAGCTTAAGAAGTTTGTAGAATGGGCAATAACTAACTATCCAGCAAATAATTACCTTCTTGTGCTATGGAATCACGGACAAGGTTGGAAAAACAAAAGCGAAAAGGAAGGAAAAGAGCCCACCAAGTGGATTTTCTACGATGATACCAGCGACGATGTATTATGGATGTTTGAGTTGAAAGAGGCATTAAAAGGAAAGAGATTAAGCATAGTCGCAATGGATGCCTGTTTAATGGGAACTATAGAAGCTATGACCGAGCTTCTCGGAATAGCAGATTATTTCGTAGGTTCGGAAGCAGAGGTACCCGCAAATGGACTACCCTACAACACGATAATGAGCTCCCTTTTATCTAATCCGTCGATGACACCAAGGAGCTTATGCGAGATTATAGTGGAAAAATATGGAGACTTTTATAAAAGTAGCGTCCTTCCAGTGACCATCTCAGCAATAGATATGAGTAAGTTAAACCAAGTTATAGAGGCATTAGATAATTTCGTAGAGGGAACGATTTCAAGAAAGGACTGGAACTCCATTAAAAACGCAAGAAGCAGCGTTTTAAGTTTTCCGTATGAAGAAGATTATAGATATCAAATCGACTTGGGAAACTTCACCAGTGACCCGAGCCTTAAGAGCGCAATAGGAAACGCGGTTTTCAAGAAATATAACTCTTC is a genomic window containing:
- a CDS encoding cupin domain-containing protein — encoded protein: MKMAKFTVHESEVEGVKRVPPRVSKVLICNKTVGATKISMGVNVTEVGSRIPAHCHEGHEEAMFIISGRGKLIVEGYGEYELTPGTAIFAPCGVKHEIINTGDEPIKLVWAYSPPLPEHLAK
- a CDS encoding nitroreductase family protein; the encoded protein is MDSRKDTFFQVVYERRSVRDYTPEKVSEEDLRFILECARWAPSGENAQPWRFIIVRDEEGKKFLADVSKKASGRRFTGEFLSKHMQERFKGLQDEQKKLAAFKKLTSGDVSGFVSQGDLILMVIGRKDVWDLPYDTSAAIENILLAVASLGLGACWVIAPCIDVRDEEKVRTYFEIPEDYKVISIISIGKPARMPNPRPRLALKDIVFSEKFGKPYYSE
- the iolN gene encoding 3-dehydro-scyllo-inosose hydrolase — its product is MRYKYSTGSMDKADGIYFQNMTWRQVEERLKKNDIIIIPVGCTENHGKGQCFGEDTFIVTRIAETVAKETGCTVSQPIWFGSHPWNQVGQPGTVIVPDEVFIPYLMSVIAGYWNAGFRKQILLNGHGQEYVIPLAIQAFWKQYQVPAIICMVNWPTVVANELKDKAHGGPWDTPFRHADEVEASISLALFPEMNEPEHMEDSEPWGFMPEGHVDKGGDIYQYPIPGHAQVGMGGLELMVYPQGVIGKPSLARAEKAYNAVDKIIDYLIKLHNDILERFPPGKLPDAKYLTERDEKEVEALLKGPRRGGKSLYSLGLPRF
- a CDS encoding type II secretion system protein GspJ, which encodes MRKGLTLIELLIALAIAALIGGTLLGLLMGATRSREFSENVALENQIVRGILELLYSDLRASFQIKTGLNFVGEKTRLSFLKAGRNGLEKVDYELKDGKLLRNNEVLLEDGSFGISFKFIKDKKYMEVWEVQGDKPDAVEVEIKYRGASYKRLILTY
- a CDS encoding MoaD/ThiS family protein; the encoded protein is MVKVRFHLYLKKYARAEEREIEVKNGLKIGDLLVNMGVPVDQVGIVTVNGKWQDIDYLLKDGDKVEIFPVYLGG
- a CDS encoding aldehyde ferredoxin oxidoreductase, which produces MDKIIRVDVGTKEIRVGAVKEDYKFLGGRGLTSRIVLDEVDATCDPLGEFNKLVIAPGLLGGTAVSSVSRISVGCKSPLTNGIKEANSGGLAGTYLSRAGIKALIIEGLPKDEELYLLEIDGNNVKLLSANDLRGLGTYATVERLYSRYGKDVAIICIGPAGEMRLRSASIALSDPNGELKFAARGGVGAVMGSKGIKAIVVKPSKESVSYYDKDAFLEVAKKINRALLEDPKTGDAYKKYGTAQIVNAVNAIGALPTMNFRYGAFEYAKNLSGEVLYETVVKRGGEGRTGVTCMPGCMIMCGNIYPDERGKKIVSTLQYETIALVGSNLGFDNLDSVARLNREINDIGMDTIEIGGVLGVAIDAGLAKFGDEKSCMVLLDEIRKGSVLGRVLGNGVEITGKVLGVYRVPVAKGQGIPGYDPRALKGNGVLYATSPMGADHTAGNAFGSRNEVNPLSREKQGELSRNLQIKITTLECLGFCIFARPPLLKEPQLLADMLYYRYGVKFTVDQVWEMGIETLKVEREFNVRAGISPAHDRLAEFFYKEPLPPTNAVFDVPEEEMKKAIV